The following are from one region of the Candidatus Polarisedimenticolaceae bacterium genome:
- the recG gene encoding ATP-dependent DNA helicase RecG, with protein MLTADTPLRFLKGVGPARADKLVETGIETVEDLLYVLPFRWEDRRAFSRIADLRPGGAETTLDVTVDSARLIRTRRRGFTIFHAVLKDGSGTIKAVFYNQPFLQRVFTPGRRVVVFGRATLDRYGKEVILENPDHEGLDDADAEGIHTGRIVPVYRKLADLSSRMQRLLIWRALELLDPATLHDTVPRKTLARQSLPGRLDALREVHFPPAETSLRALVEHHTPGQRALAFEEIFLLQLALAMRRREVERERRVGTYVLDDALRRKLAALLPFKLTAAQQRVLKEIGEDLRSPHPMNRLLQGDVGSGKTIVALMALLVAVENGYQGALMAPTEILAEQHWRNVGRLLAAKGADYRVELLTGSMKSARRRSVLEGLATGGAHLVVGTHALFEKGVLFKRLGMVVVDEQHRFGVLQRAALASKGSRPDVLVMTATPIPRSLALTLYGDLDLSTIDELPPGRTPITTVVRAEADREKVYTGIRKEIAAGHQVYVVVPLVEETEKSDLKAATAFAAHLQEAVFPDLKVGLLHGKMKSDEKERTMARFTSGELHVLVATTVVEVGVDVPNASVMVVEHAERFGLAQLHQLRGRVGRGAARSYCVLMVGEGEGFGVARERLEIMTQTNDGFRISERDLELRGPGAVFGTQQHGMTDLQFLADVLRDSRLLETARDEARLLVNLEGDAGAERLLATLRPSWRRRLGLAGVG; from the coding sequence ATGTTGACGGCGGACACCCCCCTTCGCTTCCTGAAGGGCGTCGGCCCCGCCCGCGCCGACAAGCTCGTCGAGACCGGCATCGAGACGGTGGAGGACCTCCTGTACGTCCTCCCGTTCCGCTGGGAAGACCGCCGCGCGTTCTCGCGCATCGCGGATCTGCGTCCCGGCGGCGCCGAGACGACGCTCGACGTCACGGTCGATTCCGCCCGCCTGATCCGCACCCGCCGCCGCGGCTTCACGATCTTCCACGCCGTCCTGAAGGACGGGAGCGGGACGATCAAGGCGGTCTTCTACAACCAACCCTTCCTGCAGCGGGTCTTCACCCCCGGGCGACGGGTCGTGGTCTTCGGGCGCGCGACGCTCGACCGATACGGCAAGGAGGTGATCCTCGAGAACCCCGATCACGAGGGGCTCGACGACGCCGACGCGGAGGGGATCCACACCGGACGGATCGTCCCCGTCTACCGCAAGCTGGCCGACCTGAGCTCCCGGATGCAGCGGCTGCTGATCTGGCGCGCGCTCGAGCTCCTCGATCCGGCGACCCTTCACGACACGGTTCCGAGGAAGACGCTCGCCCGTCAATCGCTGCCGGGTCGGCTCGACGCCCTGCGAGAGGTCCACTTCCCGCCCGCCGAAACGAGCCTGCGGGCGCTCGTCGAGCACCACACCCCCGGGCAGCGCGCCCTCGCCTTCGAGGAGATCTTCCTCCTCCAACTCGCCCTCGCGATGCGCCGGCGCGAGGTCGAGCGCGAGCGCCGCGTGGGGACCTACGTCCTCGACGACGCACTTCGGCGCAAGCTCGCCGCCCTGCTCCCCTTCAAGCTCACCGCCGCGCAGCAGCGGGTCCTGAAGGAGATCGGCGAGGATCTCCGCTCGCCGCACCCGATGAACCGGCTCCTCCAGGGAGACGTCGGCTCGGGAAAGACGATCGTCGCGCTGATGGCCCTGCTCGTCGCCGTCGAGAACGGCTACCAGGGCGCGTTGATGGCTCCGACGGAGATCCTCGCGGAGCAGCACTGGCGCAACGTCGGCAGGCTGCTCGCGGCGAAGGGGGCCGACTACCGGGTCGAGCTGCTCACCGGCTCGATGAAGTCCGCGCGCCGGCGCTCGGTCCTCGAGGGGCTCGCGACGGGGGGCGCCCACCTCGTCGTCGGGACGCACGCCCTGTTCGAGAAGGGGGTTCTCTTCAAGCGGCTGGGCATGGTGGTCGTCGACGAGCAGCACCGCTTCGGCGTCCTGCAGCGGGCGGCGCTCGCGTCGAAGGGGAGCCGTCCCGACGTGCTGGTGATGACCGCGACGCCGATCCCGCGCTCGCTCGCGCTGACCCTCTACGGCGACCTCGACCTCTCCACGATCGACGAGCTGCCGCCCGGCCGCACGCCGATCACGACGGTGGTGCGCGCCGAGGCCGACCGCGAGAAGGTCTACACCGGGATCCGGAAGGAGATCGCGGCGGGGCACCAGGTCTACGTCGTCGTCCCGCTCGTCGAGGAGACGGAGAAAAGCGATCTCAAGGCGGCGACGGCGTTCGCCGCGCACCTCCAGGAGGCGGTGTTCCCCGACCTGAAGGTGGGTCTCCTGCACGGCAAGATGAAATCCGACGAGAAGGAGCGCACGATGGCGCGCTTCACCTCCGGGGAACTCCACGTGCTCGTCGCGACGACGGTCGTCGAGGTCGGCGTCGACGTCCCCAACGCCAGCGTCATGGTCGTCGAGCACGCCGAGCGGTTCGGCCTCGCGCAGCTCCACCAGCTGCGCGGCCGGGTCGGCCGCGGCGCGGCGCGCTCCTACTGCGTGCTGATGGTGGGGGAGGGCGAGGGATTCGGCGTCGCCCGCGAGCGCCTGGAGATCATGACGCAGACCAACGACGGCTTCCGGATCTCCGAGCGCGACCTCGAGCTTCGCGGCCCGGGGGCGGTCTTCGGCACCCAGCAGCACGGCATGACCGACCTGCAGTTCCTCGCCGACGTGTTGCGCGACTCGCGCCTGCTCGAGACCGCCCGCGACGAGGCGAGGCTCCTGGTCAACCTCGAGGGGGACGCGGGGGCGGAGAGGCTCCTCGCGACGCTGCGGCCGTCGTGGCGACGGAGGTTGGGCCTGGCGGGGGTGGGGTAG